Below is a window of bacterium DNA.
TGTTCTTGTCATTTGATACCACAACGACAGGTCGCGTCTTGGAGATCTCACTTCCTATCACCGGATCCAGGTTCGCCAAGAACACGGCTCCTCTTTTAATATTCATCCCAGCCCTCCAGGTCCGCAGGCTCGAACTCTTTGGCGAACTCGACAGACTCTTTGGCCCTGGCTCCATAGCCCTCTTCGAGAAGCCGGTCTAGTTCTGCTTTTTTGGCCTCCTGGATCTTCTGCCTGATGGCTGCGGCAATGAACTGGCTTCTTCCCCTTTGTCCTGCCAGTTTCTCCAATTCTGATGCCAGATCTTTTGGAATAGTGATGTTCAGCCGGACTGTACGCATAAGTCTCCTCCAAAAAGCAGCTACATATATACGTATGAAGTATCCGCACAGATAATGCGTCTGTCAACAAAAAAGGGGACGTAGTTCCGATATTTCCGTTATTAGGTTGGTTATAGTGCCATGACGTGCTGCAGCACCGCAGGGGGGCCCGCTTGTGCCAGCCTGGGCATGCCAAGGACCTGACAAAACTTTCCAAACGGCCCCACGTTAACAAGACGTGCACTGATTGGTCGGGAGGGGGTTGGTTGAAGTATGATCATCCTAGAGGGAGAATCCGGGCCCTCAGCCGCTCTTCGTCCACCACTATAAGTGCCCCTTCATCCAAGAAAGAGGCATATTGGTCCAGGACCTGAATTACCAGGGCACCTAAATGCTCGGGGCTGGTGTCCTGTGCGCGGACCTGGATAACGCTCGGACCGCTTGCCTGGGTGACGGCTAGTGCCGAGCCGAAGTCGAGGTCATGGGTGAAAACAATGTAGCCGTTAGCGAGAGCCCATTTCATGACCGTACTGTCCGAGGCTCGGGGATCACCGAGTGCAGACCAGTGGCATGCTACCAATCCATGCTCCTCGAACAGAGTCACCCATTTGGGTGAAAGATTCATGTCTACGAGAATCTTCATACACTGGCCAGGGGGACCTCGAGTTCCTCAACTCGCCAGGCGGCATAGGCTAGGGCCTCCTGGATATCCTGTTCCTCCAGGTAAGGATACAGTTTCAGGATTTCCTCAACCGTGTGCCCGGAGGCCACAAGCCCTAC
It encodes the following:
- a CDS encoding DUF5615 family PIN-like protein — its product is MNLSPKWVTLFEEHGLVACHWSALGDPRASDSTVMKWALANGYIVFTHDLDFGSALAVTQASGPSVIQVRAQDTSPEHLGALVIQVLDQYASFLDEGALIVVDEERLRARILPLG
- a CDS encoding ribbon-helix-helix protein, CopG family, encoding MRTVRLNITIPKDLASELEKLAGQRGRSQFIAAAIRQKIQEAKKAELDRLLEEGYGARAKESVEFAKEFEPADLEGWDEY
- a CDS encoding DUF433 domain-containing protein — its product is MKKLTRITMNPEVMGGKPCIRGMRVTVGMVVGLVASGHTVEEILKLYPYLEEQDIQEALAYAAWRVEELEVPLASV